Proteins co-encoded in one Rubrobacter aplysinae genomic window:
- a CDS encoding ABC transporter ATP-binding protein, protein MAEETENNSLLVETEGLTKRYGKGITAVDGLDLVVGRGEVYGFLGPNGAGKTTTLRMLLGLITPSSGRATVAGYSPGSPSGLAKVGSLVESPAFYPYLSGRDNLKVIARYCGAPESRIAGALDTVELSERAKDKYRKYSLGMKQRLGVAAALLKDPELLILDEPTNGLDPKGMADMRTLIRGLGTGERTVLLSSHMLGEVEQICDRVGVISEGELVREGTVQELRGGSELLVRARQPAKAREIARGLPGVESISEGPGGDGSLRISASHAEDGDDATADIERWAASINARLVGSGVEVSELRSVEQSLEDVFLELTGQPAEGPAGDSAESPDDRETAGESTASTAPAESATSTNKEEG, encoded by the coding sequence TTGGCCGAGGAGACGGAGAATAATAGTTTACTGGTCGAGACGGAGGGCCTGACCAAGAGGTACGGGAAGGGGATCACGGCGGTGGACGGCCTGGATCTCGTCGTCGGGCGCGGCGAGGTCTACGGCTTCCTCGGGCCCAACGGTGCTGGCAAGACGACCACGCTGCGGATGCTGCTGGGCCTGATCACGCCCTCCTCCGGCCGGGCCACGGTGGCCGGCTATAGCCCGGGCTCCCCCTCGGGTCTCGCGAAGGTAGGCTCGCTCGTGGAGTCACCCGCCTTCTATCCCTATCTCTCGGGCCGCGACAACCTCAAGGTAATAGCCCGCTACTGCGGCGCGCCCGAAAGCCGGATAGCCGGGGCGCTGGATACGGTAGAGCTCTCCGAGCGGGCGAAGGACAAGTACAGGAAATACTCCCTGGGCATGAAGCAGCGGCTCGGGGTCGCCGCCGCGCTCCTAAAGGACCCCGAGCTCCTCATACTGGACGAGCCGACCAACGGCCTGGACCCCAAGGGAATGGCCGACATGCGGACCCTGATCCGGGGTCTCGGCACCGGCGAGAGGACCGTCCTCCTCTCCAGCCACATGCTCGGGGAGGTCGAGCAGATCTGCGACCGGGTCGGCGTGATAAGCGAGGGTGAGCTCGTAAGAGAGGGCACCGTACAGGAGCTCAGGGGCGGCAGCGAGCTGCTCGTCCGGGCGCGCCAGCCCGCAAAGGCCCGGGAGATAGCCCGCGGTCTGCCCGGGGTGGAGAGCATCAGCGAGGGCCCCGGCGGAGACGGCTCGCTCAGGATCTCGGCCTCCCACGCGGAGGACGGCGACGACGCGACGGCGGACATCGAGCGGTGGGCCGCCTCCATAAACGCCCGGCTCGTGGGTTCGGGGGTGGAGGTCAGCGAGCTCCGGTCCGTGGAGCAGTCCCTGGAAGACGTCTTCTTGGAGCTTACCGGCCAGCCCGCGGAGGGGCCCGCCGGGGACTCTGCCGAAAGCCCGGACGACCGGGAGACGGCCGGCGAGTCTACAGCGTCCACGGCACCCGCAGAGTCCGCAACGTCTACGAATAAAGAGGAGGGGTAG
- a CDS encoding ABC transporter permease subunit — protein MASSFGAELFKLRKRPATWVIGIIFAAATLLFGYLLLYLVTVAVSGGGQGAPQQGLPPFLLPESFLTNVLGTFANFGTALALILGALAMGSEYGWDTFKVSLTQRPGRLGFLGGKLLAVGALLLVITLAILLLGAAASYVIALAEDATVEWPSVLDILEGIGAGWLILATFAAMGVGLAALFRGTALAIGIGLVYVLVLESLFISLASQNETISNIGKRLPAKNALDLSGSFGQTPQALSGGAQGNTVEPGTAVLTLGIYAVAFLALAVLLFRSRDVT, from the coding sequence GTGGCATCCAGCTTCGGCGCGGAGCTCTTCAAGCTCAGGAAGCGGCCCGCGACCTGGGTTATAGGGATCATCTTCGCGGCCGCGACCCTGCTCTTCGGGTACCTCCTGCTGTATCTGGTGACGGTCGCCGTCTCGGGCGGCGGCCAGGGGGCCCCGCAGCAGGGCCTCCCCCCCTTCCTGCTGCCGGAGAGCTTCCTGACGAACGTGCTCGGCACGTTCGCGAACTTCGGCACCGCGCTCGCCCTCATACTCGGCGCACTCGCGATGGGCAGCGAGTACGGCTGGGACACCTTCAAGGTCAGCCTCACCCAGCGCCCGGGCAGGCTCGGCTTCCTGGGCGGCAAGCTCCTCGCGGTCGGGGCCTTGCTGCTGGTGATCACGCTCGCGATCCTGCTCCTCGGCGCGGCGGCGAGCTACGTCATCGCCCTGGCGGAGGATGCGACGGTAGAGTGGCCCTCGGTGCTCGACATCCTGGAGGGTATCGGCGCGGGCTGGCTAATCCTGGCGACCTTCGCCGCGATGGGCGTGGGCCTGGCCGCGCTGTTCCGGGGCACCGCGCTCGCCATCGGTATCGGGCTGGTGTACGTCCTGGTGCTGGAGAGCCTGTTTATAAGCCTCGCCTCCCAGAACGAGACCATCTCGAACATAGGCAAGAGGCTCCCGGCGAAGAACGCGCTCGACCTCTCGGGCTCCTTCGGTCAGACGCCGCAGGCCCTCAGCGGCGGGGCGCAGGGGAACACGGTAGAGCCGGGTACCGCCGTGCTCACGCTCGGCATCTACGCGGTCGCTTTCCTCGCGTTGGCCGTGCTGCTCTTCAGGAGCCGCGACGTAACCTAA